In Elephas maximus indicus isolate mEleMax1 chromosome 4, mEleMax1 primary haplotype, whole genome shotgun sequence, a genomic segment contains:
- the NCAPH2 gene encoding condensin-2 complex subunit H2, giving the protein MEDVEARFAHLLQPIRDLTKNWEVDVAAQLGEYLEELDQICISFDEGKTTMNFIEAALLIQGSACVYSKKVEYLYSLVYQALDFISGKKQAKQLSSVQEDGAAGAAGSGAPQEPEDEFLSLDELPDARACVDLKNSQASSEVVIVPLMPMALVAPDEVEKNSHPLYSCQGEVLASRKDFRMNTCTPHPRGAFMLEPVGMCPQETLLQRTQKDTGRAEEQPLEVSVCRSPAPAPCFSPEPEGLMPGGGGDDRDDEEEDQAAAELPEAVVPEIPLEPSPQQSVDLPRKYMLRERAEAPVPMSRLKALDPWQSLDPFDSLDSKPFKKGRPFSVPPCVEEAPGQKRKRKRATKLQDFHQWYLAAYADHADSRRLRRKGPSFTDMEVLYWRHVKEQLETLRKLQRREASEQWLPRAEEGLWPEEEERLEDSLEHLGEADDFLEPEDYLEPEGTRPGEADDLDAAARPPSLSYEELVQRNVELFIATSQKFVQETELSQRIRDWEDTIQPLLQEQEQHTPFDIHTYGDQLVSQFSQLNEWCPFAKLVAGQPAFEVCRSMLASLQLANDYTVEIAQQPGLEAAVDTMSLRLLTHQRAYKRFQTYEAPSMAQP; this is encoded by the exons CTGGACCAGATCTGCATTTCTTTTGATGAAGGCAAGACTACGATGAACTTCATTGAGGCAGCGCTGCTGATCCAGGGCTCTGCCTGTGTCTACAGTAAGAAG GTGGAGTACCTCTACTCGCTGGTCTACCAGGCCCTCGACTTCATCTCTGGCAAGAA ACAGGCGAAGCAGCTCTCCTCGGTGCAGGAGGACGGGGCTGCTGGGGCTGCTGGCTCTGGGGCCCCCCAAGAGCCAGAGGATGAG TTCCTGTCCCTGGATGAGCTGCCTGATGCCCGGGCCTGTGTGGACCTGAAGAACAGCCAGGCTTCCAGT GAAGTGGTCATTGTGCCCCTCATGCCTATGGCCCTGGTGGCCCCGGACGAGGTGGAGAAGAACAGCCACCCTCTGTACAG CTGTCAGGGGGAGGTCTTGGCCAGCCGGAAGGATTTTAGGATGAACACatgcaccccccaccccagaggGGCCTTCATGCTGGAACCTGTGGGCATGTGCCCCCAGGAGACACTGCTGCAGAGGACCCAGAAAG ACACCGGGAGGGCTGAGGAGCAGCCACTGGAAGTCTCTGTGTGCAGGAGTCCTGCCCCTGCGCCCTGCTTCTCCCCGGAGCCAG AAGGCCTGATGCCTGGAGGTGGGGGGGATGACAGGGATGACGAAGAGGAGGACCAGGCAGCGGCAGAGCTCCCAGAGGCCGTGGTCCCCGAGATCCCTCTGGAGCCGAGCCCACAGCAG AGTGTCGACCTGCCCCGGAAGTACATGCTGCGTGAGCGAGCGGAGGCCCCTGTGCCCATGTCCCGGCTGAAG GCCCTGGACCCCTGGCAGAGCCTGGACCCCTTCGACTCCCTGGATTCTAAGCCCTTCAAGAAAG GTAGGCCCTTCTCTGTGCCCCCCTGCGTGGAGGAAGCTCCAGGACAGAAGCGCAAGAGGAAGCGTGCCACCAAGCTGCAAGACTTCCACCAGTGGTACCTAGCCGCTT ATGCCGACCATGCTGACAGCAGGAGGCTGCGGAGGAAGGGCCCATCCTTCACAG ACATGGAAGTTCTGTACTGGAGACACgtgaaggagcagctggagacCCTCCGGAAGCTGCAGAGGAGGGAGGCGA GTGAGCAGTGGCTGCCAAGGGCTGAGGAGGGGCTGTGGCCTGAGGAGGAGGAGCGGCTGGAAGACTCCCTAGAGCACCTTGGGGAAGCAG ATGATTTTCTGGAGCCTGAGGACTACTTGGAGCCTGAGGGGACAAGGCCTGGGGAAGCTGATGACCTAG ATGCAGCAGCCAGGCCCCCGTCTCTGAGCTACGAAGAGCTGGTTCAAAGGAACGTG GAACTCTTCATAGCCACCTCCCAGAAGTTCGTCCAGGAGACGGAGCTGAGCCAGCGCATCCGAGACTGGGAGGACACCATCCAGCCCCTGCTCCAGGAGCAG GAGCAGCACACGCCCTTTGACATCCACACTTACGGGGATCAGCTGGTCTCACAGTTCAGCCAGCTCAACGAGTGGTGTCCCTTTGCCAAGCTAGTGGCTGGCCAGCCTGCCTTCGAGGTGTGTCGCTCCATGCTGGCCTCCCTGCAGCTG GCCAATGACTACACGGTGGAGATTGCCCAGCAGCCAGGGCTGGAGGCTGCCGTGGACACCATGTCCCTGCGCCTGCTCACACACCAGCGGGCCTACAAGCGCTTCCAGACCTACGAAGCCCCCTCGATGGCCCAGCCCTGA